In one window of Trichoderma breve strain T069 chromosome 7 map unlocalized scaffold00008, whole genome shotgun sequence DNA:
- a CDS encoding thioredoxin domain-containing protein, translating into MAVIDIKTKAQFDELTKATPYVALQAHATWCGPCKAISPMFNKHAEAFSNDKYTFARFDTDEVPDLAFELGIRSIPAFFIFENGDKADTLTGANPPALQKLTAAVAEKSKAAGELNTTEDF; encoded by the exons ATGGCCGTCATCGACATCAAGACCAAAGCCCAGTTCGACGAACTCACCAAGGCAACACCCTACGTCGCCCTCCAAGCCCACGCAACCTGGTGCGGCCCCTGCAAAGCCATCTCCCCCATGTTCAACAAGCACGCCGAGGCCTTTTCCAACGACAAATACACTTTCGCCCGCTTCGATACCGACGAGGTGCCTGATTTGGCGTTTGAGCTGGGCATTCGCAGCATTCCTGCGTTTTTTATTTTCGAGAATGGGGATAAGGCTGATACCCTGACGGGCGCGAACCCGCCTGCGCTGCAGAAGTTGACGGCGGCGGTtgcggagaagagcaaggctgCTGGTGAG CTCAACACCACCGAGGACTTTTAA